A part of Saccharomonospora amisosensis genomic DNA contains:
- a CDS encoding MCE family protein, with translation MRRATRAVVALLAAASTTSGCAFSLQNAASLGGGGDDTYRVTAVFTDAPRLPLGGTVRVGQATVGRVAAISTENFRARVELELDSRVRLPAGTRARLELTSALGEEFVLLRPPPRPNGQATLEQEPVIPLARTSRGPDVESTLAAVGTLLNGSGIDQARTIVNEANAMLSGRADTVSELLARLDRVLATLDDHSDQIVDVVDSMHAVSGQLARSTPTLEAALTEIRPALDTLLAERERFSRLLRSVSSLGENAAGLIDETGTALTEQLHQLRPLLNELGALDDGLGKTLTDAREFIRLLRQATPGDYLMLDGTINVPLTVAEILDPDLGEVPSPTDGEPPRQPPRGDAGLLLEGGTR, from the coding sequence ATGAGGCGGGCTACCCGCGCCGTCGTCGCACTGCTCGCGGCGGCCTCGACGACCTCCGGCTGCGCGTTCAGCCTGCAGAACGCGGCGAGCCTCGGCGGTGGTGGCGACGACACCTACCGGGTGACGGCGGTCTTCACCGACGCGCCGAGGCTGCCGCTGGGCGGCACCGTCCGCGTCGGGCAGGCCACGGTCGGCCGGGTCGCCGCCATCAGCACCGAGAATTTCCGCGCGCGGGTGGAGCTGGAACTGGATTCGCGGGTGCGGCTGCCCGCTGGAACCCGGGCCCGGCTGGAACTCACCTCCGCACTGGGCGAGGAGTTCGTGCTGTTGCGGCCGCCGCCGCGGCCGAACGGGCAGGCCACCCTAGAGCAGGAACCGGTCATCCCGCTCGCACGCACTTCGCGTGGCCCTGACGTGGAGAGCACCCTCGCCGCGGTGGGAACGCTGCTCAACGGCTCCGGCATCGACCAGGCTCGCACGATCGTCAACGAGGCCAACGCCATGCTCTCCGGTCGCGCCGACACGGTCAGCGAACTGCTGGCGCGGTTGGACCGCGTGCTGGCCACGCTTGACGACCACAGTGACCAGATCGTCGACGTGGTCGACTCGATGCACGCCGTGTCGGGTCAGCTCGCCCGGAGCACACCCACGCTGGAAGCCGCGCTGACCGAAATCCGGCCCGCCCTCGACACCCTGCTCGCCGAGCGCGAGCGGTTCTCCCGGTTGCTGCGCTCGGTTTCCTCGCTCGGTGAGAACGCCGCAGGGCTGATCGACGAGACCGGCACGGCGCTGACCGAGCAGCTGCACCAGCTACGGCCGTTGCTGAACGAACTCGGTGCGCTCGACGACGGGCTCGGCAAGACGCTCACCGACGCGCGGGAGTTCATCAGGCTGCTGCGGCAGGCGACCCCCGGCGACTACCTGATGCTGGACGGCACGATCAACGTGCCGCTCACCGTCGCCGAGATCCTCGACCCCGACCTGGGCGAGGTGCCCTCACCGACGGATGGTGAGCCGCCGCGGCAACCGCCGCGGGGAGACGCCGGACTGTTGCTGGAGGGCGGCACGCGATGA
- a CDS encoding MCE family protein, whose protein sequence is MNRNGPIRRITRGVAIACVLALAAGVAWHVLLRPESESRVSAEFPSADGIFPGSRVAILGVPLGTVESVEPRGSRVRVTMTLPGDVAIPEGVHAYIMSPAVISDRFVELSPAYTGGPELPDGAGIPVERAHAPIKWDELAASLDQLLDALGPDKTGAGGIGALVSATADTVGGNGQRFRDAIHNIAQASDLVAAQTPDIGAVLDNVESLSRLLVEHRSTVDTVTDTVSAAAADFAEQQDAVAASVEHISRALGTLGRLLREHGDQLSGDLSKLTDVSTTLVARQRELAETLDTLPLALQNFGLAVKDNRLRIRLDVSTNLSQFPTTAKLCRQLPLPLCEGAGVVNPIPFPPRIPDALGLDGAMNGGGG, encoded by the coding sequence ATGAACCGCAACGGCCCGATCCGGCGCATCACCCGGGGTGTCGCGATCGCCTGCGTGCTCGCGCTGGCGGCAGGCGTCGCCTGGCATGTCCTGCTGCGCCCGGAATCGGAGTCGCGCGTGTCCGCGGAGTTCCCCTCCGCCGACGGGATCTTCCCTGGCAGCAGAGTGGCGATCCTTGGCGTGCCACTGGGCACGGTGGAAAGTGTCGAGCCTCGCGGCAGCCGGGTGCGGGTCACCATGACACTGCCCGGCGACGTGGCCATACCCGAGGGCGTGCATGCCTACATCATGAGTCCGGCCGTGATCAGCGATCGGTTCGTCGAGCTGTCCCCCGCCTACACCGGGGGCCCAGAACTGCCCGACGGGGCCGGCATTCCCGTCGAGCGCGCCCACGCTCCGATCAAGTGGGACGAACTGGCCGCCTCGCTCGACCAACTGCTGGACGCGCTGGGCCCCGACAAGACCGGAGCGGGTGGCATCGGGGCGCTGGTCAGTGCCACCGCGGACACCGTCGGCGGAAACGGGCAGCGCTTCCGCGACGCGATCCACAACATCGCGCAGGCCAGTGACCTGGTGGCGGCGCAGACTCCCGACATCGGGGCCGTGCTCGATAACGTGGAGTCACTCAGCAGGCTACTCGTCGAGCATCGATCCACAGTAGACACGGTGACCGACACCGTCTCCGCGGCCGCGGCCGACTTCGCCGAGCAGCAGGACGCGGTGGCGGCCTCGGTGGAGCACATCTCCCGCGCGCTGGGCACGCTCGGCAGGCTGCTGCGCGAACACGGTGACCAACTGTCCGGTGACCTGTCCAAGCTCACCGACGTGAGCACCACGCTCGTGGCGCGGCAGCGGGAACTCGCCGAAACCCTGGACACCCTGCCGCTGGCACTGCAGAACTTCGGGCTCGCGGTCAAGGACAACCGGCTGCGCATCCGGCTGGACGTCTCGACGAACCTGAGCCAGTTCCCCACGACCGCGAAGCTGTGCAGGCAACTCCCGCTGCCGTTGTGCGAGGGCGCGGGCGTTGTCAACCCGATTCCGTTCCCGCCGAGGATTCCCGACGCGCTCGGCCTGGACGGCGCGATGAACGGGGGTGGCGGATGA
- a CDS encoding MCE family protein, with translation MSVLRRLRAKGPAFDGAVGAIVLLLLLATAVAVPRLAFQTATLGYAAEFGNAAGLTEGDQVYVAGVPAGRVTGVRLAGDRVHVEFRLDREQPLGETTSAAVKLATVLGTRYLSVSPAGPGELPEGGTIPLERTRVPYSLNDLATQAVDTTEQLDLAQLRKLATAVQRQSPDGELLGRALDGINRATGIIAERDEEFQRLLSGVRTLTGSLVDQRDTLTALLGDARLVAEVLSERRGTIRALIRDVNELTTALDELLRDNEPLLDPLLSDLHSITATLSRNERDISETLRLLGPGSRYLANASGNGPWGDVAGPAGPLPDNLLCLVALLEGCR, from the coding sequence ATGAGTGTCCTTCGCCGCCTGCGCGCCAAGGGCCCCGCTTTCGACGGGGCGGTGGGGGCGATCGTGCTCCTGCTGCTGCTGGCCACCGCCGTCGCCGTGCCGAGGCTGGCGTTCCAGACCGCAACCCTCGGCTACGCCGCGGAGTTCGGCAACGCCGCGGGGTTGACCGAAGGCGACCAGGTGTACGTCGCGGGAGTCCCAGCGGGCCGGGTCACCGGCGTGCGGCTGGCAGGCGACCGGGTGCACGTGGAGTTCCGGCTCGACCGCGAGCAGCCGCTTGGCGAGACCACCAGTGCCGCGGTCAAGCTCGCCACCGTGCTCGGCACCCGCTACCTCAGCGTGTCGCCCGCCGGGCCTGGCGAGCTGCCCGAGGGCGGCACCATCCCGCTGGAGCGCACCCGGGTGCCGTACAGCCTCAACGACCTCGCCACCCAGGCCGTCGACACCACCGAGCAGCTCGACCTGGCCCAGCTTCGGAAACTCGCCACCGCCGTGCAACGGCAGTCGCCCGACGGCGAACTGCTCGGCCGCGCGCTCGACGGGATAAACCGCGCGACCGGGATCATCGCCGAGCGCGACGAGGAGTTCCAGCGGCTGCTGTCCGGGGTGCGGACCCTCACCGGTTCCCTGGTGGACCAGCGCGACACACTCACCGCGCTGCTCGGGGACGCCAGGCTGGTCGCGGAGGTGCTGAGCGAGCGAAGGGGCACGATCCGGGCGCTGATCCGAGACGTCAACGAACTCACCACGGCACTCGACGAACTGCTGCGGGACAACGAACCACTGCTCGACCCGCTGCTTTCGGACCTGCACTCCATCACGGCCACCCTCAGCCGCAACGAGCGCGACATTTCCGAGACGCTGCGGCTGCTCGGGCCGGGCAGCCGCTACCTCGCCAACGCGTCGGGCAACGGCCCGTGGGGTGATGTCGCTGGGCCCGCCGGTCCGCTGCCCGACAACCTGCTGTGCCTCGTCGCTCTGCTGGAGGGCTGCCGATGA
- a CDS encoding MCE family protein gives MRKLTPTLLKLAAFGVVCALSAVLVINTLTDPVPGRTATYHAVFTDAQGLVPGANVTVAGVRVGKVTDLELLDGQARVTFEISAEQRVPLDGLAVIRYADLLGARHLSLTDGTGQLPEGSTIPVQRTRPALDLTALLGGFKPLFDTIDPKQVNTLASEILAVFQGETTSLDKLLATVVSLTETLGSRDQVLGEVLTNLTGVLDTMTQHRDDLRALITSLADLTSFAAESRQQIASALDSGAELADSLTRLLGDIEPGLSRDVRSLKSLTKTMVDNERDFEALVRDLPEFSTTLGRTLDYGSWVNIYVCNLGLYIGGEPFKLDAGPHSEVCR, from the coding sequence GTGAGGAAGCTGACCCCCACACTGCTGAAGCTGGCCGCGTTCGGCGTGGTGTGCGCGCTGTCGGCGGTACTGGTGATCAACACGTTGACCGATCCGGTGCCCGGCCGCACCGCCACCTACCACGCGGTGTTCACCGACGCGCAGGGACTCGTTCCAGGAGCCAACGTGACCGTAGCGGGGGTCCGCGTCGGCAAGGTGACCGACCTGGAACTTCTGGACGGGCAGGCGCGGGTCACCTTCGAGATCTCCGCCGAGCAGCGCGTGCCCCTGGACGGCCTCGCGGTGATCCGCTACGCCGACCTGCTCGGTGCCCGCCACCTTTCGCTGACCGATGGCACGGGCCAGCTGCCCGAGGGATCGACGATCCCGGTGCAACGCACCAGGCCCGCGCTGGATCTGACCGCGCTGCTCGGCGGCTTCAAGCCGCTCTTCGACACCATCGACCCCAAGCAGGTCAACACCCTGGCCTCGGAGATCCTCGCCGTTTTCCAGGGTGAGACCACCTCGCTGGACAAGTTGCTCGCCACCGTCGTCTCGTTGACGGAGACGCTCGGCAGCCGAGATCAGGTGCTCGGCGAGGTGCTGACCAACCTCACCGGCGTGCTGGACACGATGACACAGCACAGGGACGACCTTCGCGCGCTGATCACCAGCCTCGCAGACCTGACATCGTTCGCGGCCGAGTCCCGGCAGCAGATCGCCTCCGCGCTGGACAGCGGAGCCGAGCTGGCCGACTCGCTGACCCGGTTGCTGGGTGACATCGAGCCGGGGCTGTCGCGGGACGTGCGCTCGCTGAAGTCGCTCACCAAGACCATGGTGGACAACGAGCGGGATTTCGAGGCGCTGGTACGCGACCTTCCCGAGTTCTCCACCACGCTCGGCCGCACCCTCGACTACGGCTCGTGGGTCAACATCTACGTGTGCAACCTCGGCCTCTACATCGGGGGCGAACCCTTCAAGCTCGACGCCGGCCCGCACTCGGAGGTCTGCCGATGA
- a CDS encoding MCE family protein — MAKRVRAEPNRATLAVRGIAMAALLATGAVAAVVAGGDVVDSRAVVSATLPSSAGTIRDDSPVQYRGVVVGRLAGVESGTDGARLKLRMEPDLLRRVPANVTVRLLPRTVFGDQYLDLAVPEGARPEGSLADGAHLAPDESRRTVALYDAYSRLYDLIDDLKPAQLKVALTTVADTLRGRGARIGELIDQAAETARDASPLVDDLGEDLTTAAGIARDLSAASPELLRSLDDAVALSRTVVAERESLSAVLSAGIDLSSRSERFLADNASRFIQLTHATGPLSEALSRHPGALSDTMDAANLFLDGANRTFATGVFNIEAGLTLDQPYPYTAADCPRYPGMEGPNCGAARRPRPPLPLPGGTAGPVGSELERSQLRELAPLLPGTGPRQSRQDDSGDLLSLLLGPMVRGNRVVVR, encoded by the coding sequence ATGGCGAAGCGGGTGCGTGCGGAACCGAACAGGGCCACGCTGGCCGTGCGCGGCATCGCCATGGCGGCACTGCTCGCCACCGGGGCCGTCGCCGCCGTGGTGGCGGGCGGCGACGTGGTCGATTCGCGGGCCGTCGTGAGCGCGACGCTGCCGTCGTCGGCGGGCACGATCCGCGACGACTCGCCGGTGCAGTACCGCGGCGTCGTCGTCGGCAGGCTGGCCGGCGTCGAGAGCGGCACCGACGGCGCCCGGTTGAAGCTGCGGATGGAACCCGACCTGCTGCGGCGGGTTCCGGCGAACGTGACGGTGCGGTTGCTGCCGCGCACGGTGTTCGGGGACCAGTATCTGGACCTCGCCGTGCCTGAGGGCGCGCGGCCCGAGGGCTCGCTGGCCGACGGCGCGCACCTGGCCCCTGACGAGTCCCGGCGCACCGTCGCGCTCTACGACGCCTACTCGCGGCTTTACGACCTGATCGACGACCTCAAGCCGGCGCAGTTGAAGGTCGCGCTCACCACCGTGGCCGACACCCTGCGCGGCAGGGGCGCCAGGATCGGCGAGCTGATCGACCAGGCCGCCGAAACGGCTCGCGACGCGTCACCACTCGTGGACGATCTCGGCGAGGACCTCACAACGGCCGCGGGCATCGCACGGGACCTGTCGGCGGCCTCGCCCGAACTGCTGCGTTCCCTCGACGACGCCGTCGCGCTGTCGCGCACCGTGGTGGCAGAACGGGAGTCGCTGTCGGCGGTACTCTCCGCCGGAATCGACCTGTCCAGCCGCTCGGAGCGGTTCCTGGCAGACAACGCAAGCCGGTTCATCCAGCTCACGCACGCCACCGGGCCGCTGTCGGAGGCACTTTCGCGGCACCCGGGTGCCCTTTCCGACACCATGGATGCCGCGAACCTCTTCCTCGACGGCGCCAACCGCACCTTCGCCACCGGCGTGTTCAACATCGAGGCGGGCCTCACTCTCGACCAGCCCTACCCCTACACCGCGGCCGACTGCCCTCGCTACCCCGGGATGGAGGGCCCCAACTGCGGTGCCGCCCGCAGGCCGCGGCCGCCGCTGCCGCTGCCCGGCGGCACGGCCGGACCGGTCGGCAGCGAGCTGGAACGGTCACAGCTTCGCGAACTGGCTCCGCTGTTGCCCGGCACCGGTCCACGGCAGTCCAGACAGGACGATTCAGGCGACCTCCTCTCGCTGCTGCTCGGCCCCATGGTGCGGGGAAACCGGGTGGTGGTCCGGTGA
- a CDS encoding MlaE family ABC transporter permease translates to MPARTLAVNSAMAVRPAIDSFVGLGRHATFYGSAVLYLPAALARYWRHVIRHISEISFGSASLLAGGGTIGVVFAMSAVASTQIGLEGYRGLELIGLSPMTGLMSALINTREIAPVVASVALAAKVGTSFTAQLGAMRISDEIDALEAMAVPSLPFLVSTRMAAAFVSVIPLYLVGLFASYAATSLAVVQFKGQSSGTYDYYFNLLLTPGDVLYSLLKAVLFAMMITLVHCAHGYYATGGPEGVGKAAGRALRTSIVSVAVLDVLLSIAFWGIRPTLPGIGS, encoded by the coding sequence ATGCCGGCCAGAACGCTCGCCGTGAACTCCGCGATGGCGGTGCGGCCCGCCATCGACAGTTTCGTCGGGCTCGGCAGGCACGCCACCTTCTACGGCAGCGCCGTGCTGTATCTGCCTGCGGCACTGGCCCGCTACTGGCGGCACGTGATCCGGCACATCAGCGAGATCAGCTTCGGCTCGGCGTCGTTGCTGGCGGGTGGCGGAACGATCGGCGTGGTGTTCGCCATGTCCGCCGTGGCCAGTACCCAGATCGGGTTGGAGGGCTATCGGGGGCTGGAGCTGATCGGCCTGTCCCCGATGACCGGGCTGATGTCGGCACTGATCAACACCCGCGAGATCGCTCCCGTCGTGGCGAGCGTGGCGCTCGCGGCGAAGGTCGGTACCAGCTTCACCGCACAGCTGGGTGCGATGCGAATCTCCGACGAGATCGACGCGCTGGAGGCCATGGCGGTGCCTTCACTGCCGTTCCTGGTGAGCACCCGGATGGCCGCGGCGTTCGTGTCGGTGATCCCGCTGTATCTGGTCGGACTGTTCGCCTCCTACGCGGCGACGAGCCTGGCCGTGGTGCAGTTCAAGGGACAGTCCAGCGGCACCTACGACTACTACTTCAACCTGCTGCTCACCCCTGGCGACGTGCTGTACTCCCTGCTGAAGGCAGTGCTGTTCGCCATGATGATCACGTTGGTGCACTGCGCTCACGGCTACTACGCCACCGGTGGGCCCGAAGGTGTCGGCAAGGCCGCGGGCAGGGCGCTGCGCACCAGCATCGTGTCGGTGGCCGTGCTGGACGTGTTGCTGTCCATCGCGTTCTGGGGCATCCGGCCCACGCTGCCGGGGATCGGATCGTAG
- a CDS encoding MlaE family ABC transporter permease, whose product MALETPSARGPVTDALNQAGLLLAFSVRAMAATFRVLAKRKFSWRELLEQAWFLASVTTMPALLVTIPLGVVVALNVGSMAGQLGAEGYGGAVVAFVIVAQASPLICALMISGVGGSAMCADLGARTIREEVDALEVMGISAVERFVVPRLVGAVLVTTALACLVMAVGISVSFAFQVVVLGDSPGSFLGMLTQFSRVTDFAVAEVKAAAFAVLATLVSSFKGLTAKGGPRGVGDAVNEAVVMSFILVFVANTVITELYSAIVPARGEY is encoded by the coding sequence ATGGCCTTGGAAACGCCATCCGCGCGCGGGCCGGTTACCGACGCGCTCAACCAGGCCGGGCTGCTGCTCGCCTTCTCGGTACGCGCGATGGCTGCGACCTTCCGGGTGCTGGCCAAGCGAAAGTTCTCCTGGCGGGAACTCCTCGAGCAGGCGTGGTTCCTCGCGTCGGTCACCACGATGCCCGCACTGCTGGTGACGATCCCGCTCGGCGTCGTGGTCGCCCTCAACGTCGGTTCGATGGCGGGCCAGCTCGGCGCCGAGGGCTACGGCGGTGCCGTCGTCGCTTTCGTCATCGTCGCGCAGGCCTCGCCGCTCATCTGCGCGCTGATGATCTCCGGTGTCGGCGGCTCGGCCATGTGCGCCGACCTCGGCGCGCGCACCATCCGCGAGGAGGTCGACGCGCTCGAGGTGATGGGCATCTCGGCGGTGGAACGGTTCGTGGTGCCCCGCCTTGTCGGCGCGGTGCTGGTGACGACAGCACTGGCGTGCCTGGTGATGGCCGTCGGCATCAGCGTCAGCTTCGCCTTCCAGGTCGTGGTGCTCGGTGACTCGCCGGGCAGCTTCCTCGGGATGCTGACGCAGTTCTCCCGCGTCACCGACTTCGCCGTCGCCGAGGTGAAGGCCGCGGCTTTCGCGGTGCTGGCGACCCTGGTGTCCTCCTTCAAGGGACTCACCGCGAAGGGTGGGCCGCGCGGCGTCGGCGACGCGGTCAACGAGGCCGTGGTGATGTCGTTCATCCTGGTGTTCGTCGCCAACACCGTGATCACGGAGCTGTACTCGGCGATCGTGCCCGCGCGGGGTGAGTACTGA
- a CDS encoding oxygenase MpaB family protein, producing the protein MDQEVTGETQQLPGPESVTWQHFAATPGIFLAGTGLLLQVAHPVVGAGVLEHSDFRHHPWRRAWNTHISTLRFVHGMGNGAHAEGRRLFELHKQIKGVDQRGRRYHALNPQAYAWVHLTLAKFMVDTAATFGTPMTESELETMWTEFRAIGAALGIKGHHLPATWRQAEELFAETVRDTLEANQSTTDVLEALTRPTKPSRFLPDPLWWLVATPAGRLVRLTTVGTLPPVLRQRMNLTWTERDQRRLDRLARLVGGVHRRLPQPLRYAPIAYVIMRRERKRRRGQRQGGHASPQAA; encoded by the coding sequence ATGGACCAAGAGGTCACCGGCGAAACCCAGCAGTTGCCCGGTCCCGAATCGGTCACCTGGCAGCACTTCGCCGCCACGCCCGGAATCTTTCTGGCCGGTACCGGACTGCTCCTCCAAGTCGCCCACCCGGTCGTCGGCGCGGGCGTGCTCGAACACTCCGACTTCCGCCACCACCCGTGGCGACGCGCGTGGAACACCCACATCTCGACACTGCGGTTCGTCCACGGCATGGGAAACGGCGCGCACGCCGAGGGACGCAGGTTGTTCGAACTGCACAAGCAGATCAAGGGCGTGGACCAGCGGGGGCGTCGCTACCACGCGCTGAACCCGCAGGCGTACGCCTGGGTTCACCTGACACTGGCGAAGTTCATGGTGGACACCGCGGCCACGTTCGGCACCCCGATGACGGAGTCCGAACTGGAGACGATGTGGACGGAGTTCCGGGCCATCGGCGCGGCGCTGGGGATCAAGGGCCATCACCTGCCCGCCACCTGGCGGCAGGCCGAGGAACTGTTCGCGGAAACCGTCCGCGACACCCTGGAGGCCAACCAGAGCACCACCGACGTGCTGGAGGCCCTCACCAGGCCCACCAAACCGTCCCGTTTCCTGCCGGACCCGCTGTGGTGGTTGGTGGCCACCCCCGCGGGAAGGCTGGTGCGGCTCACCACGGTGGGCACCCTGCCTCCGGTGCTGCGGCAGCGGATGAACCTGACCTGGACCGAGCGCGACCAGCGCAGGCTGGATCGGCTCGCCCGGCTTGTCGGTGGAGTGCACCGCAGGCTGCCGCAACCGCTGCGCTACGCGCCCATCGCCTACGTGATCATGCGCAGGGAACGCAAGCGGCGCCGCGGGCAGCGGCAAGGCGGGCACGCGAGTCCGCAGGCGGCGTGA
- a CDS encoding TetR/AcrR family transcriptional regulator codes for MAGSASGSTAVPAGRVDRKSQLAKIAAELFCARGYYTVGLGDIAMEAGITGPAIYKHFRNKQAILAYAAGEISEAIEGIVAAARESTGTAAQRLDAVVGECVRLVIERRRSVPLYQWESRYLEPTEHARFTGALAALVDVLADACGRARPRLPAADRTTLASAALSAIASFGTHRTQVSARVAEAELRAVATAVLATGLPPRLERQPSRSEPAPGEFVSRRERLLVAAPRPFRERGFHGVTMEDLGAAAGISGSSVYRHFASKADLLAAVYYRAADRLAAATSAAVDDASDPGEALRRLVDSYVGFAFQHSDMAAVYLSESENLPEADRHALRKAQREHVEQWVRLVVAVHEGRNTTHARLAVHAALNIVHDLSMGRRRLADADQIKHLVFAALAS; via the coding sequence ATGGCGGGGTCCGCGAGCGGATCGACGGCGGTGCCCGCTGGGCGAGTTGACCGCAAATCCCAGTTGGCCAAGATCGCGGCGGAGCTGTTCTGCGCGAGGGGCTACTACACGGTCGGGCTCGGCGACATCGCGATGGAGGCGGGCATCACCGGTCCCGCGATCTACAAGCACTTCCGCAACAAGCAAGCGATACTCGCCTACGCCGCGGGCGAGATCAGCGAAGCCATCGAGGGGATCGTGGCAGCCGCCCGAGAGTCGACGGGCACCGCGGCGCAGCGGCTCGACGCCGTGGTGGGCGAGTGCGTCCGGCTCGTGATCGAGCGCCGCCGTAGCGTCCCGCTGTACCAGTGGGAGAGCCGCTACCTCGAGCCCACCGAGCACGCGAGATTCACCGGCGCGCTGGCCGCGCTGGTCGACGTGCTCGCCGACGCGTGCGGGCGAGCCCGGCCCCGGCTGCCAGCCGCCGACCGGACGACGCTGGCCTCGGCGGCGCTGAGCGCGATCGCCAGCTTCGGAACCCACCGCACGCAGGTGTCGGCGCGGGTGGCCGAAGCCGAACTGCGCGCGGTGGCCACCGCGGTACTGGCTACCGGCCTGCCACCTCGGCTGGAGCGGCAGCCGAGCCGGTCGGAGCCCGCGCCGGGGGAGTTCGTCTCCCGCAGGGAACGGCTGCTGGTGGCCGCGCCACGGCCGTTTCGCGAGCGGGGCTTTCACGGGGTAACCATGGAGGATCTCGGCGCCGCGGCCGGGATCAGCGGTTCCAGCGTGTACCGGCACTTCGCCAGCAAGGCCGACCTGCTGGCCGCGGTCTACTACCGGGCGGCCGACCGGCTCGCTGCCGCGACCAGCGCGGCGGTGGACGACGCCAGTGACCCGGGAGAGGCGTTGCGCAGGCTGGTCGATTCCTATGTCGGCTTCGCCTTCCAGCACAGCGACATGGCCGCGGTGTACCTGTCGGAGTCGGAGAACCTGCCGGAAGCCGACCGGCACGCGCTGCGCAAGGCGCAGCGCGAGCACGTGGAACAGTGGGTGCGGCTGGTGGTGGCGGTTCACGAGGGCAGAAACACCACCCACGCGCGGCTTGCCGTGCATGCCGCGCTGAACATCGTGCACGATCTGTCCATGGGCAGGCGCAGGCTCGCCGACGCCGACCAGATCAAGCACCTGGTGTTCGCGGCGTTGGCGAGCTGA
- a CDS encoding oxygenase MpaB family protein, with translation MSATRTRGDIREKTIVGAGLLAGGANVIMQLAHPGVGYGVVESRVDDGNVFKHPARRTRTTLTYLAVAMLGTDEERKAYRRAVNRQHKEVYSTDSSPVSYRAFDPELQLWVAACLYRGIEDVCRSFIGELDDETADEIYASSEALGTTLQVRPEMWPADRAAFERYWEQALEKISIDDTVRGYLYDLATVRFLPRPLSLLLGPFNRFVTTGFLPQRFRQEMRLDWSPRHQRRFDRFMKVLAAVVMRQPRVLREFPYNFYLWDMRRRLRKGKPLI, from the coding sequence GTGAGTGCCACTCGAACGCGGGGCGACATCCGCGAGAAGACGATCGTCGGCGCGGGACTGCTAGCAGGCGGCGCCAACGTGATCATGCAGCTCGCCCACCCCGGTGTCGGTTACGGCGTGGTGGAGAGCCGGGTCGACGACGGCAACGTCTTCAAGCACCCGGCGCGGCGGACCCGCACCACACTGACCTACCTCGCCGTCGCGATGCTGGGGACCGACGAGGAGCGCAAGGCGTACCGGCGTGCCGTGAACCGGCAGCACAAGGAGGTCTACTCCACCGATTCCAGCCCGGTGTCCTACCGAGCGTTCGACCCCGAGCTGCAACTGTGGGTGGCGGCCTGCCTGTACCGAGGCATCGAGGACGTCTGCCGCAGCTTCATCGGCGAGCTGGACGACGAGACCGCCGACGAGATCTACGCCTCCTCCGAGGCGCTGGGCACCACTTTGCAGGTGCGCCCCGAAATGTGGCCCGCCGACCGGGCGGCGTTCGAACGGTACTGGGAACAGGCCCTTGAGAAGATCTCCATCGACGACACCGTGCGCGGTTACCTGTACGACCTGGCCACGGTGCGGTTCCTGCCCCGCCCGCTCAGCCTGTTGCTCGGCCCGTTCAACCGGTTCGTCACCACCGGGTTCCTGCCGCAGCGGTTCAGGCAGGAGATGCGGCTGGACTGGTCGCCACGGCACCAGCGCCGCTTCGACCGATTCATGAAGGTGCTCGCGGCCGTGGTCATGCGGCAGCCGAGGGTGCTGCGGGAGTTCCCCTACAACTTCTACCTCTGGGACATGCGTCGCAGGCTACGCAAGGGCAAGCCGCTCATCTGA
- a CDS encoding TetR/AcrR family transcriptional regulator, translated as MESTSLRIYGGVAGADRTAERRAQLIEAGLELLGAAEGEPNLSVRGVCRQSGLATRYFYESFADRDALVAAVYDHVVQGLAAATLAAVEAAPHDARQKVRAGLGRLVRYVAEDPRRGRLLFSPALGGSVLAARRAESARLFVRLLGLQAREFYGIDDSARLAVVSELLVGGLAQVLTAWLGGALSLSEEEIVEQCTEVFVGVASQ; from the coding sequence ATGGAATCGACATCGCTGCGGATCTACGGTGGGGTCGCAGGCGCCGACCGCACGGCCGAGCGTCGCGCCCAGTTGATCGAGGCGGGGCTGGAACTGCTCGGGGCGGCCGAAGGGGAGCCGAACCTGTCCGTGCGTGGCGTGTGTCGGCAGTCGGGTCTTGCCACGCGCTACTTCTACGAGAGTTTCGCCGACCGCGACGCGCTGGTGGCCGCGGTGTACGACCACGTGGTGCAGGGCCTCGCCGCCGCCACTCTGGCGGCCGTCGAGGCAGCCCCGCACGACGCCAGGCAGAAGGTTCGCGCGGGTCTGGGTAGGTTGGTGCGCTACGTCGCCGAGGACCCACGCAGGGGCAGGCTGCTGTTCTCGCCCGCGCTGGGTGGCAGCGTACTGGCCGCCAGGCGTGCCGAGTCGGCCCGGTTGTTCGTCCGGCTGCTTGGTCTGCAGGCGCGGGAGTTCTACGGCATCGACGACAGCGCGCGCCTCGCCGTGGTGTCCGAACTCCTGGTCGGCGGGCTGGCGCAGGTGCTGACCGCTTGGCTCGGTGGCGCACTGTCGCTGAGCGAGGAGGAGATCGTCGAGCAGTGCACGGAGGTCTTCGTCGGCGTCGCCTCGCAGTGA